Within Candidatus Thermoplasmatota archaeon, the genomic segment AATATCCTTATCATAAAGGGGATGTGTACCTGGTTTTATGCGCAGAACAAAAAGACACACCCCCTTCTAAGCTGATGCGTAAATAAAACGCGATTGAACACAAAAAAACTTTTTTATTCTATCTTTATACTGCTAACTCCATCCTCATTTTCATTAACATAAATAACATTCTCAACATAATTCTTCACATCATCAATATGTGTAACAAGAAAAATCTGTCTGAACTTAGATGACAAACCGTTCAGCGCCTTCATTATATTCTGCCGTCTTATCATATCCTGAGAACCAAATATCTCATCCAATATTATGAAGTTAAATGCACCACCTGCACGCTCTGTTATAACCTCAGATATAGCCAAACGTAAACAGAGGTTAGCTAAATCCTCTTCACCACCAGAAAAACGCTGTATACCATATAAGTTGCCATCATCATAAATCATTATATTATAATCCTCATCCAACTCGATCTCACGATATTTTCCATCTGTGAGACGTTCAAAATAATCAGATGCATAGGATGACAACGTGGGTCGTATTCTAGATATCAAATGGGTTCTAAAAGAAAACATAATATCACTAAGCATGCCAAGTTGTTGTGCGTTTTTCTTTTCATCTTTTATCCTATCTTTTAACACCCCAAGCTCAGATATTTTATCCTGATGGTTTTTTATTTTCTGGTTGATAAGGTTTTTATCTCCCTCTTTTTTTTCTAATTCAATCCTCGAGTTCACAAATGCATCTTTTTTCTCAGCTAGTAAATCCAAGGAGGTTTGATATCTTTTATAAAAATCGTTAACCTGATTTTTAACAGATTCATATTCCAATGGAACAAAATCTACCACACCGATTTTCTTAAGTTGTAATTCTTTGTTTTCTATTTCTTTTCTTTCTCTTTCTATCTCTGATAAAATGTTTTCAATCGTAGCATCTAATCTTTCTTTATCTCTAAACCTGGTCTGTAAATAATTACGTTTCTTCTCCAAAGCCTGTTTCTCACGAGACAATTTATCTTTTTTCTCTAAATCAGTTTTAATGTTTTCTAAAAGGAGTCTTATTTTACCCTCTTTTTCTTTTTTTTCTTTATCATATTTTTCTAAAAGTTTGTTGTGTTGTTTACCCAAAACCCGGTCACAGGTTGGACATTTTGCATCAGGTCCTAATTTAACTATGTTTTTTTTCTTGTTTTCTATCTCAGATACAGTTTCTCTGATGTTTTCTATGAGGGTTTTTTCTTGCTCGATTTTTTTAACTATTTTTTCTAACTCTTCTTCCAACACTCCTAGTTTTTTTTCAACGTTTTCCATATCAGTGTCTAGTTTATCAAAACTCTTTGTTTTTTTACGCTGCAGTTCTAAAAGTTTTTGTCTCTCTGTTATCTTGGATCTTAAATTTTTAATTTCCAACTCCAGCTTTTTTTTGTTTTCAAATAAAGTTTTTTTCTCAGTTAATTTTTCTTTTAACTGGTTTATTTTCTCGTATTCCTTTTTGTTGGAAACACAATTTTTTTCCAAGGCTTCTACTTCTTTTTTTAAAACCTGTATTTCTGCTTTGGTTTTTGTTATCGATTCATCTAAAGATTCTTTTTTCTTGTTTAACTCTTTGATTTCGTTTCCATATATCTCTATTTTGCTTTTTCCGGTTTTTTCATCTGTGATATCTTGACTAAGTTTCTCTATCAACGTGTCTTTATTTCTCTTATCATTCCTTATCTGTTTCACAACCTCGTCTAACTCATCAATACCCAGCATCCTTAATATGAGAGGTCGTCTTTCACTAGCATTCATCATAGATAAAACATTCAACTCTTTTTGTTTAGCAAATATGGATGTGAAAAATGATTTGAAGTCCATCCCTAGTTTTTTCTGTATGTATTTGCTTACTGTTTCTGCGCCACTAGCTGCAAGTTTATCATTTACAAGGACAGATGCTGAGGCAGATAAACTCTTACCTGACATCTCACGTACTACCCGATATCTATCGTCTTCAAAAATAAATTCCAGTTCAACTCTACATGGGTCTGAGTCTGCTGCGTTTTCTCTTTTGATTTGATCCACTGATGTCCTTGCAGCATTTGGACCATATAGCGCCCAGGCGATTGCCTCAAAAATTGTTGATTTTCCCACACCGTTTAACCCCATAACCCCAATTATCCCATCTGGGAATTCCAAGGTAGAATATTTGAATTTTCTATAATTTATCAGAGTCAGGGTTTTTAGAATCATTTTTTCTCTTCTCTGGATTCTATTTTTTGGATGTAATCCAAACCAAGTTTCAGTAACGCTTCTTTATCCTCTATATTTTGTTTCCTTAGAAATAGTTCAAATTCATTTGTAAGAGCATCTATCTTCGATGTTTCAACTGCTTTGGATTCCCCCTCTTTAATTACATTTGCTTTGATTTCATAATGAACCGCTTCGCTACTTATTTCCCGGATAGTACTAAAATCAATTCCTCTGTAAACATGTGATGGTATATTTTCTAGTATTATACGAAAAATCTTACCAGATGGCTCTATTTCTTTGATTGTTTTTTTTATCTTGTTCATCACTTGATCCAGGGTTATATTCGAGCAGTCAATTGGCTCCAAGTTTATCATCGGCCTGTTTTTTAAGGAAATGAAATTATTTTTGTTTTTCCCACTACCGAGCTCTATTTCTATGAAACCTTTTTTTTCGCCTGCATCAGAAAAAGTAAAACGCTCAGTTGAGCCTGAATAAAAAGTATTTTCAGAGA encodes:
- a CDS encoding SMC family ATPase; this encodes MILKTLTLINYRKFKYSTLEFPDGIIGVMGLNGVGKSTIFEAIAWALYGPNAARTSVDQIKRENAADSDPCRVELEFIFEDDRYRVVREMSGKSLSASASVLVNDKLAASGAETVSKYIQKKLGMDFKSFFTSIFAKQKELNVLSMMNASERRPLILRMLGIDELDEVVKQIRNDKRNKDTLIEKLSQDITDEKTGKSKIEIYGNEIKELNKKKESLDESITKTKAEIQVLKKEVEALEKNCVSNKKEYEKINQLKEKLTEKKTLFENKKKLELEIKNLRSKITERQKLLELQRKKTKSFDKLDTDMENVEKKLGVLEEELEKIVKKIEQEKTLIENIRETVSEIENKKKNIVKLGPDAKCPTCDRVLGKQHNKLLEKYDKEKKEKEGKIRLLLENIKTDLEKKDKLSREKQALEKKRNYLQTRFRDKERLDATIENILSEIERERKEIENKELQLKKIGVVDFVPLEYESVKNQVNDFYKRYQTSLDLLAEKKDAFVNSRIELEKKEGDKNLINQKIKNHQDKISELGVLKDRIKDEKKNAQQLGMLSDIMFSFRTHLISRIRPTLSSYASDYFERLTDGKYREIELDEDYNIMIYDDGNLYGIQRFSGGEEDLANLCLRLAISEVITERAGGAFNFIILDEIFGSQDMIRRQNIMKALNGLSSKFRQIFLVTHIDDVKNYVENVIYVNENEDGVSSIKIE